In Oncorhynchus gorbuscha isolate QuinsamMale2020 ecotype Even-year linkage group LG26, OgorEven_v1.0, whole genome shotgun sequence, the DNA window GCAAAtgcaaatagctagctagctaataaatttACTGAGTaagagcaaacgtagctagctaatacagcccgataataccagtgatggtgtagacctaaatcagcatgttgtttttgcaacagtatcttctaaaccaaagaggaatatgcaaaggaagaatatgttagctacatgaagtacCTAAGAGAAAATATGCAATGTAGCCAAAGCTTATAGGGTCCCATAGGAAACACTTATCAACACTTTAgttcctaccttgtcacaataactcctccctggcattttaaTTTGTTGTCATctcaaacaacactgtattcaaagtgcccactattatattctaaGTAAAGAATTAGAAtagtcattctatttccatgattccaacagttttgCTCTAATTCGCAAGTCAAATCGCAactgcaacatttggttaaaatgATGTCCTAGATTAATTGCCCATATTGTGCAGCCCTATGTGGAtgtgtggaaatgatctcaatTGAGCaggggtgtaaagtacttaagtaaaaatactttcaagtactacttaagtaaaaaataatttaaagtactacttaagttgtttttttggtatctgtactttactatattTTTTGGACAACTTTTACATCACTATATTCCCAAAGAAAATATTGTACATTTTACTTCACCTAAAAGTACTTGTTATGTttggcaggacaggaaaatggtccaattcacacacttcacATACAAGATAACATTCCTGGCCATCTTCTGCCTTTAATGTGGAAGACTCaccaaacacaaatgctttgtttgtaagttatgtttgagtgttggagtgtgccccaggctatcCATAAAAAAaatttgtttttttaaaataaagtggtgccatctggtttgcttaataaaaggaatttgaaattatttctactttttacttttgatatttatgtacatttcatcaattacatttacttttgatacttaattatatttaaaactaaatacttttagacttttactcattagtattttactgggttactttcatgtttacttgagtaattttctattaacgtatctttacttttactcaagtatgacaattgggtacttttctcACCACTGCAattgagtgcaggaaatgcaaaAATAATTAAAACTTATTTTGGTTGAatttgaattgaacagtataaaacaatcagaatggaaaAATACTATATTAAAATCTcttagaatgtatgtgttgccaccctaggatcactcactactcataaaggaAATGTAGAACTTTTATTATTCAAAAACGAAAAATACCGTCAAATACTGTCATACCGTTCcaattatttttaaaaatacCATGATATAATATTTTGCCATATCGCCAAGCTCTACCCGGTTGTGGTAAGAAATAATGAAACAATGATGAacttttttgggatagggggcagcatttggaattttggatgaaaagcgtgcccaaagtaaactgcctgctactcaggcccagaagctaggatatgcatataattgatttggatagaaaacactctaaagtttccaaaactgttaaaataatgcctgtgagtataacagaactgaaatggcaggcaaaaacctgaggaaaatccatccaggaagtgctattattttgaaatgggtgtttttccattgaaagcctatccaccatttAAAGGAATATGACCCAAATTCcgttccctatggcttccactagctgtaaacagtctttagacattgtttcaggcctttattctgaaaaattaggGAGAATGAGCCGTTTCAATGAGAGGCCAGTGGAAAGTCCCCAATCCCGATTAGCGCCCCTTTCGTTGTTTTTCTtttattatcgattatttaggctaaaaacaacctgaggcttGATTATAAACATAGTTtcacatgtttctacaaactttacagatactatttggaattttcatctgccTCTTGAGACCacatttgagccattggattgctgaacaaaacgcgccaacaaGATGGAGGtttatggatataaagagggactttatcgaacaaaacaaacatttattgtgtaactgggagtcttgtgagtgtaaccatatgaagatcatcaaaggtaagcgattaattgtattgctatttctgacttttgtgactaatctacttggctgctaactgtttgtaatgttttgtgtgctgagcgctgtcctcagataatagcatggtttgctttcgccgtaaaacctttttgaaatctgaaacggtggctggattaacaacaagttaagctttattttgatgtattgcacttgtgatttcatgaaagttaaatatttatagtattttttattttaatttggtGCTAgcatcagtttcttggcaatttctcacatggaatagccttcatttacatttacatttacatttaagtcatttagcagacgctcttatccagagcgacttacaaattggtgcattcaccttatgacatccagtggaacagtcactttacaatagtgcatctaaatcttaagggggggggggtgagagggaatacttatcctatcctaggtattccttaaagaggtggggtttcaggtgtctccggaaggtggtgattgactccgctgtcctggcgtcgtgagggagtttgttccaccattgggggccagagcagcgaacagttttgactgggctgagcgggaactgtacttcctcagtggtagggaggcgagcaggccagaggtggatgaacgcagtgcccttgtttgggtgtagggcctgatcagagcctggaggtactgaggtgccgttcccctcacagctccgtaggcaagcaccatggtcttgtagcggatgcgagcttcaactggaagccagtggagagaacggaggagcggggtgacgtgagagaacttgggaaggttgaacaccagacgggctgcggcgttctggatgagttgaaggggtttaatggcacaggcagggagcccagccaacagcgagttgcagtaatccagacgggagatgacaagtgcctggattaggacctgcgccgcttcctgtgtgaggcagggtcgtactctgcggatgttgtagagcatgaacctacaggaacgggccaccgccttgatgttggttgagaacgacagggtgttgtccaggatcacaccaaggttcttagcgctctgggagggggacacaatggagttgtcaaccgtgatggcgagatcatggaacgggcagtccttccccgggaggaagagcagctccgtcttgccgaggttcagcttgaggtggtgatctgtcatccacactgatatgtctgccagacatgcagagatgcgattcgccacctggtcatcagaagggggaaaggagaagattagttgtgtgtcgtctgcatagcaatgataggagagaccatgtgaggttatgacagagccaagtgacttggtgtatagcgagaataggagagggcctagaacagagccctgggggacaccagtggtgagagcgcgtggtgaggagacagattctcgccacgccacctggtaggagcgacctgtcaggtaggacgcaatccaagcgtgggccgcgccggagatgcccaactcgagggtggagaggaggatctgatggttcacagtatcgaaggcagccgatagatctagaaggatgagagcagaggagagagagttagctttagcagtgcggagcgcctccgtgatacagaggagagcagtctcagttgaatgactagtcttgaaacctgactgatttggatcaagaaggtcattcagagagagatagcgggagagctggccaaggacggcacgttcaagagttttggagagaaaagaaagaagggatactggtctgtaattgttgacatcggagggatcgagtgtaggttttttcagaaggggtgcaactctcgctctcttgaagacggaagggacgtagccagcggtcagggatgagttgatgagcgaggtgaggtaagggagaaggtctccggaaatggtctggagaagaggggaggggatagggtcaagcgggcaggttgttgggcggccggccgtcacaagacgcgagatttcatctggagagagaggggagaaagaggtcagagcacagggtagggcagtgtgagcagaaccagcggtgtcgtttgacttagcaaacgaggatcggatgtcgtcgaccttcttttcaaaatggttgacgaagtcgtctgcagagagggaggaggggggggggaggaggattcaggagggaggagaaggtggcaaagagcttcctagggttagaggcagatgcttggaatttagcgtggtagaaagtggctttagcagcagagacagaggaggaaaatgtagagaggagggagtgaaaggatgccaggtccgcagggaggcgagttttcctccatttccgctcggctgcccggagccctgttctgtgagctcgcaatgagtcatcgagccacggagcgggaggggaggaccgagcggATGTGCGGATGTGCTCTCCTCTGCTGCTGGGCTAGGAAGTTGGTAATGGAGGAGCCCTGGGAGGTGAGGCAGGAGAAGCGATGGTGGGCGTCACGGGAGGCAGTGCGACCGGAGCAGGGTTAAACTGTAGAGGGTCTGTGTTATTGGCTATCCTGGAGTAGGGCGTGTCCaagagggtggggggagggatCTGACAAAGGTGTAGagtgggaggggggagggaatgGGCGTggggtatttgtatttattattgatccccattagctgctgccaaagcagcagctactcttcttggggtccagcaaaattaaggcagtttatacaatttttaaaacattacaatactttCACAAAAGTATGGAGATAAAGATTTCACAAAACACTGTGTGCCCCCTACTCCctactacatatctacagtactaaatccatgtgtatgtgtatgttagtgtgtgtgtatgcatgcatgtgtctgtgcaaATGTctttgttgcttcacagtccccactgttccataaggtgtttttaaaatattttttaaatctaatttagTGGGAGGTAGGAGAGAACTGGGGTGAGCTTCAGAATGCAGGTGGTGATGGGGTTGTCTTGGGAAAGGAGGAGGGGTTTCTGCATGCTGGTTACTAGGGTAGGTTGCTGGTGGTCTCAGTGCCATGGTTTCACCAAGAATGCCACCCATCTTCTtatgagacagacagatggagagagcaagagaatgtTGAGATAAATGAGCTTAATGTGCAGACTAAAATATAGTTTTAATAATCCTATGATCCTTGCCCGGAATATCCATTTTATTTTGTGATAGCTCATACTTTCAATACAATTATCTTTCATTATAGAACATAATAGTATTTCTAAAGTGGGCAAAGACTTTTGAATGTTTCTCCAGTTTTGCCTTTTGCCTCCAACACCTTCACTAGCTACTCAGCTCCGGGTGTGCGGTAGATTCTGCCTATTATCTAATAGTAGTTCTAAAGTCAAAGTTCCTGTGAGACAAGACTGAAAAATATGCCACGTCTGTCTGATTATACAGTACCAACAATTTACACAGTACAATGGGTTTGCTGGTCGTTTTAGTTGCCAGCCGCCCATGCTGTGTTGAATACCCTGCATGGTCTTCTATTTGGACCGCATTCTCCCGCCTTGCCTGAAAGCAGCGGAGATGATTCGTCTTCCTCGTCAAAGGACTGGAGTCTTCACTTTTCAGTGATATTCAACGACATTAAGCACTTAATTGGCTATTGGCTCGCTCAACCATGTCTAAATAGGCTGCCTATGTGGCTGTTTTCGTCTTTCAATTAGATATAAAGAAATGTTCCTACAAACCTAACATAAGCTACTATTGTAGTATTCGCATTCTCGAAGCTGTGGCTTTACAACAACCTGAAGAGAAATGTCTGCAACGTTTACCAAATGTCTGCGCAACGCTGCTGCTGTATAGAAGGACCAGGCAGGGCATGGTGAATATTCCCTGTTGTCTCATAGGGAGATAACAGTACAGACATGATGAAGGCTCTACTGGCTGTTGGATGCAGCTGGATGCTGAAGTTGAATGCTGAATGTACTCTTGAACTCTCTCTCAAATAGATCCTTCAATCTTTCGCCCATTTCACGGAACTCTGCATTATCCTTCAGAAAAAAAATACAGACACATTTGTATAGAAAACATAATAAACAAACTAGAATTACAATAAATACAAATCATTTAGCCTAATGCAGCTTTGTTATGGATTAAGCAAAGGCACATTGTTTAAAGTGTTATTCATGCATTAGCACAAGTAAAGTTGACTAGCATAATTCCAAGACTTTCTTTCAAAATGTTAGCCCTGAGTCTTCACATTGGATACTGCAGTAATGCCGTTTTACCCTGTTAAATGTGGCACAGTTGGTGAAGATAAACATCACGTCAGACACAAAGTGTTGCACTGTTTTGTAGAGATTCTGCTGCAGTTTCTCCACAACCCTGCCCAGCCACATCGGAGTCTTTATCACACTGGTGTAGTTTCTCACCTGGCAATGAAACAGACGGAGATATATGTGAACTTTGataagcgcgcacacacacacacacacacacacacacacacacacacacacacacacacacacacacacacacacacacacacacacacacacacacacacacacacacacacacacacacacacacacacacacacacacacacagagagaaagaaccaAGCAGACTTACATTGATGCAAGGATCTGTCACAAAGATGTTGTCCTCGTCCTCTTTGTACAGACACAGCAGGAGGTACTGGCATTCCTGTCAGAGTAAACGTGACTGGTCAGAGAGTGTTTACATTTTATCTTGAATAATTATTTCATGTCAAGTATATAGTGATGCCTataatggacagacagacagataggttGGGTAATTGATTGATTGAAGGAAGTTGGAGGCAATTGGCCCAATTGTAGTAGTCATTAATACAGGCTCCTCACCAGTAGGTGGTCAGAGATTCGGCAGGTCAAGGCTTCCTGGTAGGTCATTTGTTTGGGATAGCGCCACAACTGACTGGCCCCCAGAACACAGAATGTACACATCCACGTACGATTATCCCTGTGATAACACACATTTCAATAGTGCACAAATTAGCTGACAGCTAAGTTTACCTACACAGAACAGACAGACCTCTCTTGTATCAAATGtatttctcttactctctctctcatcaacccTCAACTACTCTTCTCACCCCAGCATAGCGTCATCCACATTAGGAAGATGACATCTCTGATGGAAGGAGCGAGGACACTTATCACAGCATATCAAGCTGCCCTGGCTTCTACAGATGAAGCAGTCGTCATCGTTATCTTGATCGTGCTGCCAAGACAGAAGAGATTGGTTAACAATCAAGCACCAACTTCATGTTTGTGTGTTAATGAATTTCGTACAGATTGGTTTCCCACACCCTCATGTGTAAAACAAGGAGACTCCTTATCACCGATTCTGTTTGCTATGTTTATTAATTAAACAGTTAAATACTGGAGTAAGATATGATGTTGAAATGCGGATTATATTATTTTGATGGCAGAAACTGAACAAGACCTGCGGAAAATGTTATTATGTGCAGTCAATTGGTGCAAAAGATGGGGAATCATGATTTTATTTTATTCGATTTTTTTAAGACTGTTGGATATGCCAATTGCCAGAAAAGTTCAAATGGGATCttttcacaggaggagcctgggcaACAGAAATGTCGGACCTTTTCCAGCAGTCTGACAAAACATTTGTACAAAAATCTTTTGCACTTTGTAGCACGATATTTACACTTTCCTTAAATATGTGGCTGAGCGATGAGGAGAAACTTAAATGTTTTTTTGTCCATTGTGTATTTCTGTTTGCTGAATTTTTtgataaagactggaataaaAGAAAAAGGGCGACATATAACTACATTCTAAAAGTATTTAACTCCTAtatatgtcacgccctggccatagagaggcttttattctctattttggttaggccagggtgtgactagggtgagcattctagtttctttatttctatgttttggccgtgtatggttctcaatcagggacagctgtctatcgttgtctctgattgggaatcatacttaggcagcctttttccccacctgtgttttgtgggtagttgttttctgtatggTTTatgcaccttacagaactgttttttttctccactttgttattttgttcaagtGTTTTGGTTAATaaagaatcatgaacacttaccatgctgcgtcTTTGGTCAGCTCCTCATTACGACGAGAGCCGTGACAATATAGCAAAGTGCACGTGTGTGTCTGTAGGCCTGTCTCACACTTGAATCTTCTCTTTGTGCGAGATCAGGTTTAAATACCTTCTGTTGAATATCTCTAATTTTTACTGATCGAGGGTTAATATTATTGCTTGCATAACCTTATCTACTATGATGTACTGATTTATTTTTTCATTATGCGGTGCACACTTCGCAGAACACCAGAAGAATTATCACTGAATTATTGAAATGTTTGTTATGTGTCAATTAAATCCTGTAaagggatgggttgccaactgATGATTTCACACGAAaatgtcattcattcattccttatACAGTAATGTTAAGAAACATCTTGGAATTTCATTTTTACAACTGAAGCATTTGTTTAACCAATGTGATTGGCTGATTGGTAAGTGAGTGCCACCATATTCCTGAGGGTGGAGGGGGAAACTTACCTGGTCTTTGACCGTGGAGCTGCACAGCTTGCACTTACACAGGAGAGAGTGGATGTGCAAGAGCTTACTCTGAAAATTAGAAACAAACAAAGACAGTAGTAGTACTAAAAATGTTTTTGAAGAAGTTAAACCTTTTCATCACAGGTCCTTAAAGACCTGCCAGACTATCTTAAGCCATTCCTAGTACAGTAGGTTGGTAAGTGCCAAACacacttctttctctctctctctctctctcatctcttttcctcactctctctctgttctctttgccTCTGTACCTCGATGAGGACGCTGAGTGGTTTCCCGTCACACTGGATGTCTTTCTTCCAGGAGGGATCTTCCAGAGCTGACCCTTCCGTCACAAACTTCATCGGGGTCATCCAGCACAGCTCCGTACGGATGCTCTTTCCACACGACCCTGGGGCAACAGAAAAGATAAGGGCAAAAGGAAAAACTCAAATTAAACCCTATTATAACCCTAGTATAAATCCAATATGGGTCACTACAACTGACTAGAATGACATAGGGCTATGGAAAAAGAACCTGTGTATTACCGACAATAGCGAAAATTGGtaatttacatttatttttacagggacattTTCATTAAAAGTGCCAGTTTTAGACAGTCAGCAAATGTTCAACCGTAGTCGTTGggcagtacagacagacaatgAGCACATACAGAGCAGAGAGCAACATATGACAACTAACACttagaacacagacagacagagcaatgACACAAAAAGCAACCAAACAAAAGACAGAAAATGAACAAACAATATCTACACACCTCACAAACTACAGACAGGTTGTGTGTTGCACAGTTACGTGTGTCTGAAGGCAGCGagttccagacatgggaagctctcccAGTGAAAGCAGTCTGACTGAAGCTGCTTTTCCTTAAGAGAACTATACAGTCACATCTCATGGCCTTGTGGATCAGCTGAAATGGGTTTTCTGCTTGATAAAAGCACTAAGTGTGGGCGGTATTTGAGGTGCAGCCAGAGAAAGAGGGTTGCCAACATGTAAAAGTGTCTCCAGTACCTCCAATAGTTGGAGACATGGCAATAGCTATAGGATTTTCTTAAGTTTATTCAACCTTGAGAGAATAAAATATGTACCGGATGCAAACCGATCCTTATGTAGCATTCCATTGATGGCTCCACAGGTGACTTTGAAGACACACTTTTTCACAACACCATGGCTGACTCCTGCACTGCTCTCTCCTCCAGCAGTATTtgcctgctcttctctctctccttcctctctttcctgctcagcttcttcttcctcctcttcctcctcatcatcatcctcctcagaTCCTGAAGTAAAGATAAATAAAGACGTTTAGGGTCAAAAACCTTACAGcaactgtgacgaccctcccactccgtctgccgtattctctctttgttcttgtttccttattaggatgccggtgggcggagttgggagggtcgtcagctacatgggaaacacctgggcccaggtgtgtcccaggataaatagacttCTTCCACATTCATTGGGgagactctccatgcagacacagacagattTGGTTTGTTTGAATTGGCACCGTTCAACACCCCTAATTATCACATGTACACACGCgaccactcacttacactactgactaAACACAAaccattgttaattgtatttactttacttcagttaataaatatattttgttattctttatctccatgttgtctccctctctccctttagaGAGACATCATCCCCTTTACCAGATAGTCATTTTTAAAGGATTCAGAAAGATTCCATTGAGTTGTGATTGGTGTACATACCTGTAATTGAGCCCGCTGATTGGTTGGAGGAAAACAGTGCTCTCTTGGCCTAGAAAGGAGAAAATAGACAGACCAGTTGTATAATAAACATAATAGACTCTTCTTTATCTAATATGGTAAGGTGACTTACATTCATAAACAACATGTATTCAGATGCTATGACGATGCAGCACTTTCTTTACATTTTCAATGGTTCCACATCTTTCCATGCCCAGTATGGTATAAGCCTCTACTTACAAAAACCGAATTGCCATGATGTGTTACCATTCTATTAATTAGTGAGGACCTGGATTATATTTGGTTGATAAAAGCaaggatacattttttttattcagTTATTATAAAGTCATTTTTGACATAGAATGATGTGGGTGAACtgttatatagatatacagtatgatgtggaTGTAGTAAGCATTTGAGGGCATTTGCACAACTAAATAGTCTAATTATAATTGTTGATCCAGATGATGGTCTCATACCTGTGCAATCTTTCTTCTTTTAAAGTCTGGTGAAGTTAAATGGCCTTCCTGAGGTGGGTAGGATGGTGATTGGggggggtagagaaagggagacagcCATTGCTTTTTAGTGTTGAATGACATATCAGTGAAATACCTGTACAGTTAGTTTCTTTACAGAAAAACAAAAAGGGTATAATGTATAGCTATAGTTTGTTGCTCTGTCTGGCCCAATGTTCTGGTATATGTAATGATAAACCGATATGCTGTGGTAAGATTAGGGGAGACCGGGGGTGGTTGTCTCACGGGTTGGTTGTCACCGTGCTAATTACTACCAATCTAAATGGCGCTGTGTAATGTTTAAGTTAAAATGTGTGAATTCTTCGACAGAACTCATTCACCTGGCCAATTCATGTCAGCACGACAAAACATTGAGGTGAGGGGAAGTTATGTTTCTTATAGGTACAAGGGGGGAAAAGTGTGATATTTCTTCGTAAATGTTTTAATTATGGGAGTATCCATGAACAGGTACGTTTGTTGAAAACAGGAAAGGGAGAGCTATATTTCAAACCTATTTCTGAGTCCCTAGGTCAAGCTACGTGAACTAGCATCTTAAATGATTTAGTCATTATCCCAGTTTATCGATTTACTTATGGCCCTGCCAACACCGaacgatttaaaaaaataaaatctatGAACAAAAAATATTCCACTTTATTTGGAATGGTAAGCAAGGCAAAATGAAACATGcgtatttatataatgaatatgaattcaggGGGCTGAAATGATTCAATATTAAAGCATTGAACCTCTCTGTCACATGGATGACGCTGGAGAGACAAAGCAGGTaaggggagtcaaacatttaagaAATAACGGACATGGAatgagacaggaacagcgtcagcataAAAGAAAACAATGACAAAAAACAATCAATGCAGaagcggggaacagagctggggaactgacaaatataggagaggtaataacaAGTGATGGGTGAgtcaggtgagtccaatatcgctgatgcgcgtgacgagggaaggcaggtgtgcgtaatggatGATAGGAGC includes these proteins:
- the LOC124015931 gene encoding nuclear body protein SP140-like protein → MLNRDKLAKGEKCIVVQGRWFTPSGFEEFGGKKSRKNWKYSIRCRDTTLEKLIQEGHLTSPDFKRRKIAQAKRALFSSNQSAGSITGSEEDDDEEEEEEEEAEQEREEGEREEQANTAGGESSAGVSHGVVKKCVFKVTCGAINGMLHKDRFASGSCGKSIRTELCWMTPMKFVTEGSALEDPSWKKDIQCDGKPLSVLIESKLLHIHSLLCKCKLCSSTVKDQHDQDNDDDCFICRSQGSLICCDKCPRSFHQRCHLPNVDDAMLGDNRTWMCTFCVLGASQLWRYPKQMTYQEALTCRISDHLLECQYLLLCLYKEDEDNIFVTDPCINVRNYTSVIKTPMWLGRVVEKLQQNLYKTVQHFVSDVMFIFTNCATFNRDNAEFREMGERLKDLFEREFKSTFSIQLQHPAASNSQ